A genomic segment from Patescibacteria group bacterium encodes:
- the truB gene encoding tRNA pseudouridine(55) synthase TruB — protein sequence MCQPLTVVANHSDQAGILLVDKPQGITSFDVIRHLRREGGVAKAGHAGTLDPMATGLMIVLIGAATKQADRFLKLDKCYRATIQLGANSSTGDAEGELTPVSDRVPSPAELDQAISHHTGLITQTPPAYSAIKIKGVAAYKRARRGEKVEIPSRQVTIHDLQILDFSYPNLAVSANVSSGTYIRTLAEDIGRQLGTGAYLTALRRLSIGDYTVEQAIKLDDVNPAAVSSHLMKPSP from the coding sequence ATTTGCCAACCGCTTACCGTGGTAGCTAATCACTCGGATCAAGCAGGAATTTTACTGGTTGATAAGCCGCAAGGTATCACCTCGTTTGACGTAATCCGCCACCTTCGTCGTGAGGGCGGAGTAGCTAAAGCCGGCCACGCTGGTACGCTCGACCCGATGGCGACCGGTTTGATGATTGTATTAATTGGTGCCGCCACCAAGCAGGCCGATCGATTTTTAAAGCTAGACAAGTGTTACCGCGCGACCATCCAGCTTGGAGCAAACAGCTCCACTGGGGACGCCGAGGGCGAGCTTACCCCGGTATCCGATCGCGTGCCATCGCCTGCAGAGCTGGACCAGGCAATCTCGCATCATACCGGCTTGATCACCCAGACGCCGCCCGCCTACTCCGCTATCAAGATCAAGGGCGTAGCGGCTTATAAAAGGGCTCGTCGTGGCGAGAAGGTTGAGATCCCGTCACGGCAGGTTACCATTCATGATTTGCAGATTCTGGACTTTTCTTACCCAAACTTGGCGGTAAGTGCCAATGTTTCAAGCGGAACTTATATTCGAACTCTGGCCGAAGATATTGGCCGACAACTAGGAACAGGAGCATACCTAACCGCGCTCCGGCGGCTGTCAATCGGCGATTACACCGTCGAGCAGGCTATCAAGCTTGATGATGTGAATCCGGCCGCTGTTTCGTCCCATTTAATGAAACCATCGCCCTAA
- a CDS encoding ribonuclease J, which yields MDKETSKPQPKTAGDQRRRPNGNGSAKNRRRQQQANPMAVRLMNQPAIPVNKSQFNGASGEQRTQVKSRVANQADSQTRLRVMSLGGLGEIGKNMTALEYGDDIIVLDVGSKFADENQPGVDHLIPDITYLEKNKHKIKGVIITHGHMDHIGGAGYLLPKLPAPIYGSRFTIAMLEKQIEEFKLQVQPRFTIMDPDKHERVQIGAFNIELVRVGHSIPDATAVVIRTPVGTVIDTGDWRFEPNPIIGPPMDIDRLREIGDEGVLLLLGDSTNAARAGQTPEEHLIAPTFDDLFDRANGRIIISTFASSVNRVQLIINAAEKAGRKLAFVGRSMLANVELGVKLGYIKVPPGMITRVQDGVKQEGDKMVILCTGSQGEVNAALSRMATGDHPHVKIKSNDTVILTSNPIGGNIVQVGDLVDQLMREGAKVYQAGTQAIDGSGMLHTSGHAFRDDIGELISIIRPKFLMPIHGTFAMQTRHAEVGIENGVKKENIFVLDIGDVLELTADKAECKERVPSGVVFVDGAGVGDVENLVLRDRMTLGSDGMVVVVAVVDKRSGRLLGSPDIISRGFVHMKESEELIGRMRQEIRKSFERRDKGRPADWQRFKLQLRDEVSDLLYAKTKRSPMVLPVVHEVDSRSSKNQPSGAPQQ from the coding sequence ATGGATAAAGAAACATCTAAGCCGCAACCCAAGACGGCCGGCGATCAACGTCGTCGTCCAAATGGCAATGGTTCGGCTAAAAATCGTCGGCGACAGCAGCAGGCCAACCCCATGGCCGTCCGCTTGATGAACCAGCCGGCAATACCGGTTAACAAATCACAGTTTAACGGTGCTTCGGGCGAGCAGCGCACCCAGGTTAAGTCCCGTGTGGCTAACCAGGCTGATAGCCAGACCCGTTTGCGAGTTATGTCGCTCGGTGGTCTTGGTGAAATCGGTAAAAATATGACCGCGTTAGAGTATGGTGATGACATCATCGTATTGGACGTTGGCTCCAAGTTTGCCGATGAGAATCAGCCAGGCGTTGACCACCTAATTCCTGACATTACTTACTTAGAAAAGAATAAGCACAAGATTAAGGGTGTAATTATTACCCACGGTCACATGGACCACATCGGTGGTGCTGGCTATTTACTACCCAAGCTACCGGCCCCAATTTACGGCTCACGGTTCACCATTGCTATGCTCGAAAAGCAGATTGAGGAGTTTAAGCTCCAGGTCCAGCCTCGTTTTACGATTATGGATCCCGATAAGCACGAACGAGTCCAGATCGGCGCCTTTAACATTGAGCTGGTTCGGGTCGGACACTCAATTCCTGACGCCACCGCAGTGGTAATTCGGACCCCAGTCGGTACGGTTATCGATACCGGAGACTGGCGCTTTGAGCCCAATCCAATCATTGGGCCGCCAATGGATATTGATCGCTTGCGCGAGATTGGCGACGAAGGTGTATTACTGCTACTTGGTGATAGTACCAACGCCGCTCGTGCCGGCCAGACTCCCGAAGAGCACTTAATTGCTCCGACCTTTGATGATCTTTTTGATCGCGCCAACGGCCGCATTATCATCTCGACCTTTGCTAGCTCGGTAAACCGCGTTCAGCTAATCATTAACGCCGCCGAAAAGGCTGGCCGCAAGCTGGCCTTTGTTGGGCGAAGCATGCTGGCCAACGTTGAGCTGGGCGTCAAACTTGGCTACATCAAGGTTCCGCCAGGGATGATTACCAGGGTGCAGGATGGCGTAAAGCAAGAAGGCGATAAAATGGTTATTTTGTGTACCGGCTCGCAAGGTGAGGTTAACGCCGCGCTTAGCCGGATGGCCACCGGTGACCATCCACACGTTAAGATTAAGTCCAATGACACCGTGATTCTGACCTCTAACCCAATTGGTGGAAACATCGTTCAGGTTGGAGATTTGGTTGATCAGCTGATGCGTGAGGGTGCCAAGGTTTACCAGGCTGGCACGCAGGCGATTGACGGTTCGGGTATGCTGCATACATCGGGTCACGCCTTCCGTGATGATATTGGTGAGCTAATCTCGATTATCCGCCCCAAGTTCTTGATGCCAATTCACGGTACCTTTGCAATGCAAACTCGCCACGCCGAGGTTGGGATTGAAAATGGCGTTAAGAAAGAGAACATTTTTGTTCTTGATATTGGCGACGTACTAGAACTAACCGCCGATAAGGCTGAGTGCAAGGAGCGCGTACCATCGGGCGTAGTGTTTGTTGACGGTGCCGGTGTCGGCGATGTCGAAAACTTGGTCTTGCGCGATCGCATGACCCTGGGTTCCGACGGCATGGTAGTGGTAGTGGCGGTGGTCGATAAGCGCAGCGGCCGCTTACTTGGCAGCCCCGATATCATTTCGCGCGGCTTTGTTCATATGAAGGAGAGCGAGGAGCTAATTGGCCGCATGCGCCAAGAAATTCGCAAGTCGTTTGAACGCCGCGATAAGGGCCGTCCAGCTGACTGGCAGCGCTTTAAGCTCCAGCTGCGCGATGAGGTGTCCGATCTGCTTTACGCTAAAACCAAGCGTAGCCCAATGGTTCTGCCGGTGGTACACGAGGTTGATTCACGCTCTTCTAAAAATCAGCCTTCGGGTGCACCCCAGCAATAA
- a CDS encoding 30S ribosomal protein S20 yields MPIIKSAMKRVRQAAKRRSRNLQIKRAVHQDVRSLKDAVASEDSKQTTEALRQAISEIDRAVKKGVLHKNTAARRKSQLTKLSNTVAKPVKAKATAKAKPKATAAAKPAAKKPATKKAAK; encoded by the coding sequence ATGCCAATTATTAAATCTGCAATGAAACGAGTACGACAGGCCGCCAAGCGGCGCAGTCGTAACCTGCAAATCAAGCGGGCGGTCCATCAGGACGTTCGTAGTCTTAAGGATGCAGTGGCAAGTGAAGACTCTAAACAGACCACCGAGGCTCTACGACAAGCAATTTCTGAGATTGACCGAGCGGTTAAAAAGGGTGTGCTCCACAAAAACACCGCGGCTCGGCGTAAATCGCAATTAACCAAGCTATCAAACACGGTTGCTAAGCCGGTAAAAGCCAAGGCAACTGCCAAGGCCAAGCCAAAGGCTACTGCAGCCGCCAAGCCGGCCGCCAAAAAGCCCGCTACCAAGAAAGCCGCTAAATAG
- the mutM gene encoding bifunctional DNA-formamidopyrimidine glycosylase/DNA-(apurinic or apyrimidinic site) lyase: MPELPEVETIRRGLEQTVIGRRIVDVESLHPKSLQTSAELIDEHAIGSDIVEFKRFGKVLVMRLSSGWSLLFHLKMTGQIVLVGPDGARHAGGHPTRSMADKLPDKSTKIIFRLDDGSTLYFNDQRIFGWVKLVPNSEVLNDTLIARLGPEPLTEKFELKGFSQTLARRPKSPIKAVILDQSVVAGVGNIYADESLHLAKIHPATLAADLKPVQIKRLYEAIKTIIALGVEHGGTSFTNYVNALGGTGDYLHHARVFRRQGLTCPVCGTVIIKTRVAGRGTHYCTVCQKPPRGWRP; encoded by the coding sequence ATGCCGGAGTTGCCAGAAGTTGAAACAATTCGTCGTGGGCTTGAGCAGACCGTTATCGGTCGGCGGATCGTTGATGTTGAATCACTCCACCCCAAGTCGCTCCAGACCAGCGCTGAATTAATTGATGAACACGCGATTGGTTCAGACATCGTTGAGTTTAAGCGCTTTGGCAAGGTGCTAGTTATGCGTTTAAGTAGTGGCTGGAGTCTGCTGTTTCACTTAAAAATGACCGGTCAAATTGTACTGGTCGGCCCCGATGGTGCCCGACATGCCGGCGGACATCCCACCAGGAGTATGGCCGATAAGCTCCCAGATAAAAGCACCAAGATTATTTTCCGCCTAGACGATGGCTCAACCCTGTACTTCAACGACCAGCGCATCTTTGGTTGGGTAAAATTGGTACCCAATTCGGAGGTGTTAAACGATACGCTCATCGCTCGCCTTGGTCCGGAGCCATTAACCGAAAAGTTTGAGCTAAAAGGTTTCTCGCAAACCCTTGCACGACGACCAAAGTCACCCATTAAAGCGGTGATTTTAGACCAGTCGGTGGTGGCTGGTGTGGGTAATATTTATGCTGATGAGTCGCTCCATTTAGCTAAAATTCATCCTGCTACATTAGCCGCAGACCTTAAGCCGGTACAGATTAAGCGCCTCTATGAGGCCATTAAGACCATTATTGCTCTTGGGGTTGAACATGGTGGTACCAGTTTTACCAACTACGTTAATGCGCTTGGCGGCACCGGCGATTACTTGCATCACGCTCGGGTCTTTAGGCGCCAGGGCTTAACCTGCCCAGTCTGCGGCACCGTTATCATTAAAACTCGAGTGGCCGGCAGGGGGACGCATTACTGCACGGTCTGCCAAAAACCACCACGGGGCTGGCGACCATGA
- a CDS encoding uracil-DNA glycosylase, producing the protein MPKTKTKAERLGAMAEEIVSSGVTPDLAAGAKQLVMGEGSLDAEVVFIGEAPGAKEDELGRPFVGAAGKFLDEMLASIELERSKVYITNIVKYRPPGNRDPLPQEIQAFMPYLKQQLDIIQPKLIVFLGRHSMNVFLPELRISQAHGRAFRKDGKVYLPLYHPAAALYNGGMRQTLLQDFSVIPQLLKKV; encoded by the coding sequence ATGCCCAAAACTAAGACCAAAGCTGAGCGACTCGGCGCCATGGCGGAAGAGATAGTTTCGTCGGGAGTTACTCCTGATTTAGCGGCTGGTGCCAAGCAGCTGGTAATGGGGGAGGGCAGCTTAGATGCCGAGGTGGTCTTTATTGGCGAGGCACCCGGTGCCAAGGAGGATGAGCTGGGTCGCCCCTTTGTTGGCGCTGCCGGCAAGTTCCTCGATGAGATGTTGGCAAGCATTGAACTTGAGCGCAGTAAGGTGTACATTACCAACATCGTCAAATACCGCCCTCCCGGTAACCGTGATCCGTTGCCCCAAGAGATCCAGGCCTTTATGCCATATCTCAAGCAGCAACTGGATATCATTCAGCCCAAATTGATCGTCTTCTTAGGTAGGCACTCGATGAACGTGTTCCTACCTGAGCTGAGGATAAGCCAGGCCCACGGCCGAGCGTTCCGTAAAGATGGCAAGGTTTACCTGCCACTTTATCACCCAGCTGCCGCCCTCTATAACGGCGGGATGAGACAGACGTTATTGCAAGATTTTAGCGTTATTCCACAACTACTAAAAAAGGTTTAA
- the holA gene encoding DNA polymerase III subunit delta: MILFFYGSNSYEARQQLAKLVAQYESKTGSNLGIERIDGRTVTMAQLRASLQAVPFLAASRLAIIEGVGGNKSVAPKVPELLDDIPSTTVAVFYEPSLDKRTSYTKVMQAQATKSVEFKPLATAQLHRWVSQRVEQLGATISRPALGKLLEIVGDDQWRLDNELTKLSQYNPAITVESVESMVESSPDDNVFALIEAVTAGRLSQALEGYHTLRADGHNQLYILSMITWQLRNLLLAKSAGRVTAPQLAKQAGMSPYVAEKMLARRHLFSDQQLKQAFLLTVETEYRIKTGDGLPDALIERLITDVAALMKQVSQSAAKPARSR; the protein is encoded by the coding sequence ATGATCTTGTTTTTTTACGGGTCTAATAGCTACGAGGCGCGGCAGCAGCTGGCTAAGCTTGTGGCGCAGTACGAGTCTAAGACCGGTAGCAACTTAGGCATTGAGCGTATTGATGGCCGTACCGTTACGATGGCTCAGCTACGAGCGTCATTGCAGGCGGTTCCATTTTTAGCAGCCAGTCGCCTAGCTATTATTGAGGGTGTGGGTGGCAATAAGTCGGTAGCACCAAAGGTACCGGAATTACTGGATGATATACCCAGTACCACCGTAGCGGTTTTTTACGAGCCATCACTCGACAAGCGAACCAGCTACACCAAGGTGATGCAGGCGCAGGCGACTAAGTCGGTGGAGTTTAAGCCCTTGGCCACCGCCCAGTTGCATCGATGGGTGAGTCAGCGGGTTGAGCAGCTTGGCGCCACTATAAGCCGACCAGCTTTAGGTAAATTGCTAGAGATCGTAGGGGATGACCAGTGGCGACTGGATAATGAGCTGACCAAGCTCAGCCAGTATAACCCGGCAATAACCGTTGAGTCGGTTGAGTCGATGGTTGAGTCTAGTCCCGACGACAACGTCTTTGCCTTAATTGAGGCGGTTACGGCCGGCCGCTTAAGTCAGGCGCTTGAAGGCTACCATACGCTGCGGGCCGATGGGCATAATCAATTATATATTTTAAGTATGATTACCTGGCAGCTGCGCAATCTCTTGCTTGCCAAGTCGGCCGGAAGAGTAACCGCGCCTCAGCTAGCCAAGCAAGCGGGGATGTCACCATATGTCGCCGAAAAAATGTTGGCTCGGCGCCATTTATTTAGCGATCAGCAGCTAAAACAGGCCTTTTTGCTGACCGTCGAAACCGAGTATCGGATTAAAACCGGCGATGGTTTGCCAGATGCTTTAATTGAGCGCTTAATTACCGACGTGGCCGCCCTTATGAAGCAGGTGAGTCAATCCGCTGCAAAACCTGCTCGATCTCGCTAA
- a CDS encoding NUDIX hydrolase gives MSHEVKIHDAQTSILRELLFVPEATYAELQKPTSLTSDHFNFHIGRLVDLKLVEKVNRGRYRLTHKGKEYANKLDTDNKTIERQPKVAVLLAVERELDGKTQLLFQQRTKNPYFGYWGFPSGKMRWGETITQTAARELDEETGLAADYRIAGVYHEHAYLEGEEEAVEDKVFFVVHCTNSSGELIEKFEGGINQWMTVDEARLLEKRYTSFETELEMILGTKGVFVEETHHYTKDEF, from the coding sequence ATGAGCCACGAAGTTAAAATCCATGACGCCCAGACCAGTATTTTGCGGGAGCTGTTATTTGTACCTGAGGCGACCTATGCCGAGCTGCAAAAACCAACCAGCTTAACCAGTGATCATTTCAACTTTCACATTGGCCGCCTGGTTGACCTCAAGCTAGTCGAAAAGGTGAACCGGGGGCGCTACCGCCTGACCCACAAGGGCAAGGAGTACGCCAACAAGCTCGATACCGACAACAAAACCATCGAGCGCCAGCCTAAGGTAGCGGTACTGCTCGCAGTGGAGCGTGAGCTCGACGGTAAGACCCAGCTATTATTCCAGCAACGTACCAAGAATCCGTACTTCGGCTACTGGGGCTTTCCGTCGGGCAAGATGCGCTGGGGCGAGACCATCACCCAAACCGCCGCCCGCGAGCTCGACGAGGAGACCGGCCTTGCCGCCGACTACCGAATTGCCGGTGTTTACCACGAGCACGCCTATCTAGAGGGCGAGGAAGAGGCGGTTGAGGACAAGGTCTTCTTTGTGGTGCACTGTACCAACTCCAGCGGCGAGCTGATCGAGAAATTCGAAGGGGGAATCAACCAGTGGATGACCGTCGATGAGGCCCGCCTGCTGGAGAAACGCTACACCAGCTTTGAAACCGAGCTGGAGATGATTCTGGGTACTAAGGGCGTCTTTGTCGAAGAAACTCACCATTACACCAAGGATGAGTTTTAA
- a CDS encoding polyribonucleotide nucleotidyltransferase, with translation MSVTKIIHPFGGKTVRLETEFCGKTLSIETGTMAFLADGAVTVRYGDTMVLGTAVVSNSPRPGIDFFPLMIDYEERMYASGKISGSRFIKREGRASEAATLTARLIDRPIRPLFPKGFRNDVQGIATVLSADLVHTPDVIAMAAISTALMLSGAPFEGPVAGVRVGLIDGELVAYPAADQMKDSQLDLVVAGTKEAIMMVEAGANEVDEATMVKAIELAHQAIQPVIELQERLIKEVGVTAKEFELVKPSHEVVVLVQDFLKDRLGAAIRHQDQYQRHDAIKNLRRELMDTYAGEDSQHDSDELEQAFEQVIDNEVRRAILEEGARPDGRTSTEIRPISGQVGLIPRSHGSGLFTRGSTQILNITTLASTSYAQILDTMELDTTKRYMHHYNFPPYSTGETRPMRSPGRREIGHGALAERALLPVIPPVEDFPYTIRTVSEAVASNGSTSMASVCGSTLSLMDAGVPISKPVAGIAMGLVKGEGDQFVILSDIQGAEDFAGHMDFKVAGTDDGITALQMDIKVKGITAKIMDQALAQAKEGRAHIMGKMMEIISKPRPELADHAPRISKLKIEPDQIREVIGKGGETINKIIDATGVEIDIDDDGLIMIASSDGEAAKKAIEWIEQITAKPEVGKVYTGKVVKIMEFGAFVEVLPGKDGLVHISQIADKRIEKVSDVLKEGDEVQVKLMEIDTQGRLNLSMKAVKEHAQN, from the coding sequence ATGTCAGTTACCAAAATTATTCACCCGTTTGGTGGTAAAACCGTTCGCCTCGAAACCGAGTTTTGTGGCAAAACATTAAGTATTGAAACCGGCACCATGGCCTTTTTGGCCGATGGCGCTGTGACCGTTCGCTATGGCGACACCATGGTACTTGGTACCGCGGTGGTATCAAACAGCCCTCGTCCTGGTATCGACTTCTTCCCGCTGATGATCGATTACGAAGAGCGCATGTACGCTTCCGGTAAGATATCCGGTAGTCGATTTATTAAGCGAGAGGGTCGTGCCAGCGAAGCTGCTACCTTAACCGCTCGTCTGATTGACCGTCCAATTCGGCCGCTGTTCCCCAAGGGTTTCCGTAATGATGTCCAGGGTATTGCCACGGTCTTAAGCGCCGATTTGGTTCACACTCCCGATGTTATCGCTATGGCCGCCATTTCGACCGCTTTAATGCTGTCGGGAGCGCCGTTTGAGGGTCCAGTTGCCGGCGTACGAGTTGGTTTGATTGACGGTGAGCTGGTAGCTTATCCAGCCGCCGACCAGATGAAAGACAGCCAGCTCGACCTCGTAGTGGCTGGAACCAAAGAGGCCATTATGATGGTTGAGGCCGGCGCCAATGAGGTTGACGAAGCTACCATGGTTAAGGCGATTGAGCTGGCTCATCAGGCGATTCAGCCGGTGATTGAGTTGCAGGAGCGCCTAATTAAAGAGGTTGGTGTAACCGCTAAAGAGTTTGAGCTGGTCAAGCCCAGCCATGAGGTAGTGGTTTTGGTGCAGGATTTCCTTAAAGATCGTCTTGGTGCCGCAATTCGTCACCAAGATCAGTACCAGCGACATGATGCTATTAAGAATCTCCGCCGTGAGCTAATGGACACCTATGCCGGTGAGGACAGCCAGCACGATAGCGATGAGCTCGAGCAGGCTTTTGAGCAAGTTATCGACAACGAGGTTCGCCGCGCCATTTTAGAGGAAGGGGCGCGCCCTGATGGGCGTACTTCAACCGAGATTCGGCCGATTTCTGGTCAGGTTGGCTTGATTCCGCGCAGTCACGGTTCGGGCTTGTTTACTCGTGGGAGCACCCAGATTCTTAACATCACCACACTGGCTTCGACTAGCTATGCTCAGATCCTCGATACCATGGAGCTAGATACCACCAAGCGTTACATGCATCATTACAACTTCCCTCCATATTCAACCGGTGAGACTCGCCCAATGCGCAGCCCCGGTCGCCGCGAGATTGGTCATGGAGCCTTAGCTGAACGCGCCCTGCTACCGGTTATACCTCCGGTTGAGGACTTCCCGTACACCATTCGTACCGTGTCGGAAGCAGTGGCTTCGAACGGTTCTACCTCGATGGCTAGCGTTTGCGGTTCAACCCTCAGCCTAATGGATGCCGGAGTGCCAATTAGTAAGCCGGTGGCCGGTATTGCCATGGGTCTGGTTAAGGGCGAGGGCGATCAGTTTGTTATCTTAAGCGACATTCAGGGCGCGGAAGACTTTGCTGGGCATATGGACTTTAAGGTGGCCGGTACCGATGATGGTATCACCGCCCTGCAAATGGACATTAAGGTTAAGGGTATTACCGCCAAGATCATGGATCAAGCTTTGGCTCAGGCCAAAGAGGGGCGGGCTCACATTATGGGTAAGATGATGGAGATCATTAGTAAGCCGCGACCAGAATTAGCCGATCATGCCCCCCGTATTTCTAAGCTCAAGATTGAGCCAGATCAGATCCGCGAGGTTATTGGTAAGGGCGGCGAAACCATTAATAAGATTATTGATGCCACTGGGGTAGAGATTGATATTGATGACGACGGCTTAATCATGATTGCCAGTAGCGACGGCGAGGCTGCTAAAAAAGCTATCGAGTGGATTGAGCAGATTACCGCTAAGCCAGAGGTTGGCAAGGTCTACACCGGCAAGGTGGTTAAGATCATGGAATTTGGCGCCTTTGTCGAAGTTCTACCTGGAAAAGACGGTCTGGTTCACATTTCTCAGATCGCCGATAAGCGCATCGAAAAGGTTTCAGACGTGCTAAAGGAGGGTGATGAGGTTCAGGTTAAATTGATGGAAATTGATACCCAGGGCCGATTAAACTTAAGTATGAAAGCGGTAAAGGAGCATGCCCAAAACTAA
- a CDS encoding 30S ribosomal protein S15 encodes MLKTEAKKKIIGSSQTHKKDTGSPEVQISIFTQKIQELTKHLQVHKKDEHSRRGLLKMVGKRRRLLDYLHRTDAGRYEALRQKLNLRR; translated from the coding sequence ATGTTAAAGACCGAAGCAAAAAAGAAGATTATTGGCTCTAGCCAGACTCATAAAAAGGACACCGGCTCACCGGAGGTTCAGATCAGTATTTTTACTCAAAAAATCCAAGAGCTCACCAAGCACCTTCAGGTGCATAAAAAAGATGAACACTCTCGCCGAGGTCTTTTAAAGATGGTAGGTAAGCGACGTCGTTTGCTTGATTACCTTCATCGTACCGACGCTGGGCGCTATGAAGCCCTGCGCCAAAAACTCAACCTTCGTCGTTAG